In Enterocloster clostridioformis, one genomic interval encodes:
- a CDS encoding desulfoferrodoxin family protein yields the protein MKFYICNHCGNIIAYVKSSGVPVVCCGEKMQELVPNTTDAAVEKHVPVIQIDGAKVTVTVGSAEHPMIPEHYIQWIALATRQGNQRKELEAGQKPQAEFMLCEGDEVEAAYAYCNLHGLWKAEP from the coding sequence ATGAAATTTTATATTTGTAATCACTGTGGCAACATAATTGCCTATGTGAAGAGCAGCGGTGTCCCGGTTGTCTGTTGCGGGGAAAAGATGCAGGAACTGGTACCAAACACCACAGACGCAGCAGTTGAAAAGCATGTGCCTGTTATTCAGATAGATGGGGCTAAGGTCACTGTCACAGTAGGCTCTGCGGAGCACCCCATGATTCCGGAACATTACATCCAGTGGATTGCTCTGGCTACCAGGCAGGGAAATCAGAGAAAAGAGCTGGAGGCAGGACAGAAGCCGCAGGCAGAGTTCATGCTCTGTGAAGGAGATGAGGTAGAAGCCGCATACGCATATTGCAATCTGCATGGTTTGTGGAAAGCAGAACCTTAA
- the rnr gene encoding ribonuclease R has protein sequence MLEEVMNDRSYVPMKAKELAMLLGIPKSQRDELAQVLDYLVSEGRIGISKKGKYGKPEVFSVNGIFSGHPKGFGFVTVEGMGQDVFIPEDRTGAALHGDRVQIVVESQDRGDGRRAEGSVLKVLEHANKEVVGYYQKSKGFGFVIPDNQKISKDIFIPQGCDMGAVTGHKVVARVKDFGDANHKPEGVVTEILGHVNDPGTDILSIVRAYGLPEEFPPEVMDEVEGCPDEVAVPGPARDEETWDGPYGIGDLTSPADWTGDLAGRLDLRGLRTVTIDGEDAKDLDDAVTLCRDGQGGYILGVHIADVGHYVKEGRPLDKEALKRGTSVYLVDRVIPMLPHKLSNGICSLNAGTDRLALSCIMELDDQGNVLDHKIAETVIHVDRRMTYTAVNAIVTDEDEAVMAEYEGFVPMFRLMKEVSDILREKRRKRGAIDFDFPESKIILDAQGKPLEIKPYERNAATKIIEDFMLAANETVAEDYFWQSLPFLYRTHDNPDPEKMKQLGTFIHNFGYFIRLQQGEIHPKELQKLLDKIEGTPEEVLLSRLTLRSMKQAKYTTLCSGHFGLAARYYTHFTSPIRRYPDLQIHRIIKESLKGGLGNKRVSHYEAILPGVAMQTSALERRAEEAERETDKLKKCEYMSRFIGQEFDGVVSGVTNWGLYVELPNTVEGLVRISELRDDYYIFDEQHYELVGEMTKKTFKLGQTIRVQVVSTDRLLRTVDFILPRDWDRSAGKEASVQGCKSHMQS, from the coding sequence CAAAGAAAGGAAAATATGGAAAACCGGAGGTTTTTTCCGTTAACGGCATATTTTCAGGCCATCCCAAGGGTTTTGGATTTGTGACTGTGGAAGGCATGGGGCAGGATGTATTTATCCCTGAGGACAGGACAGGAGCGGCCCTTCACGGGGACCGGGTACAGATTGTGGTGGAATCCCAGGACCGGGGAGACGGCCGAAGGGCTGAAGGTTCTGTGCTTAAAGTGCTGGAGCATGCCAACAAAGAGGTGGTTGGGTATTACCAGAAAAGCAAGGGCTTCGGGTTTGTCATTCCGGATAACCAGAAGATTTCCAAGGATATTTTCATTCCCCAGGGCTGTGATATGGGAGCTGTCACCGGACATAAGGTGGTGGCGCGGGTTAAGGACTTTGGAGACGCGAACCATAAGCCGGAGGGAGTTGTGACCGAGATTCTGGGTCATGTCAATGATCCGGGAACAGACATACTGTCCATTGTGAGAGCCTATGGACTGCCGGAGGAGTTTCCGCCGGAGGTCATGGACGAGGTGGAAGGGTGCCCGGATGAGGTGGCTGTGCCCGGCCCGGCAAGGGATGAAGAAACCTGGGACGGACCTTACGGCATTGGGGACCTGACATCGCCGGCAGACTGGACCGGAGATTTGGCAGGCCGTCTGGATTTACGGGGGCTTCGCACGGTCACCATTGACGGAGAGGACGCCAAGGACCTGGACGATGCGGTAACTCTGTGCAGGGACGGACAGGGCGGGTATATCCTGGGAGTCCACATTGCGGATGTGGGCCACTATGTAAAAGAAGGCCGTCCCCTGGACAAGGAGGCGTTAAAGAGGGGAACCAGCGTCTATCTGGTGGACCGGGTGATTCCCATGCTGCCCCACAAGCTGTCCAATGGAATCTGCTCCCTCAATGCAGGCACGGACCGCCTGGCCTTAAGCTGCATCATGGAACTGGATGACCAGGGAAATGTGCTGGATCATAAAATCGCGGAGACAGTGATTCATGTGGACCGGCGTATGACGTATACGGCGGTGAATGCCATTGTCACGGACGAGGACGAGGCTGTTATGGCTGAGTATGAGGGTTTTGTGCCCATGTTCAGGCTGATGAAGGAGGTATCTGATATCCTCAGGGAAAAGCGGAGGAAAAGGGGAGCCATTGACTTTGACTTCCCGGAGAGCAAGATTATCCTGGACGCCCAGGGAAAGCCGCTGGAAATCAAGCCCTATGAGCGCAATGCCGCCACAAAAATCATAGAGGATTTCATGCTGGCAGCCAATGAGACAGTGGCGGAGGATTATTTCTGGCAGTCCCTGCCCTTCCTCTACAGGACCCATGACAATCCTGACCCGGAGAAGATGAAGCAGCTGGGGACCTTTATCCATAATTTTGGATATTTCATCCGTCTTCAGCAGGGGGAGATTCATCCGAAGGAATTACAGAAGCTTTTGGATAAGATAGAAGGTACTCCTGAGGAAGTGCTTCTTTCCAGGCTGACCCTGCGCTCCATGAAACAGGCTAAGTACACCACCCTGTGCTCCGGTCATTTCGGTCTGGCCGCCAGGTATTATACGCATTTTACCTCGCCCATCCGCAGATATCCGGACCTTCAGATTCACCGTATCATAAAGGAAAGTCTGAAGGGCGGACTGGGAAACAAGAGGGTCAGCCATTACGAAGCCATACTGCCGGGAGTGGCCATGCAGACTTCGGCCCTGGAGCGCCGTGCAGAGGAAGCGGAGCGTGAGACGGACAAGCTTAAAAAGTGCGAGTATATGTCCAGGTTCATCGGGCAGGAGTTTGACGGCGTCGTATCAGGCGTCACCAACTGGGGGCTGTATGTGGAGCTGCCTAACACGGTGGAGGGGCTGGTCCGCATAAGCGAGCTGAGGGACGATTATTATATATTTGATGAACAGCACTACGAACTGGTGGGTGAGATGACCAAGAAAACATTTAAGCTGGGTCAGACCATACGGGTCCAGGTGGTGTCTACGGACCGTCTGCTGAGAACAGTGGATTTCATCCTGCCCAGGGACTGGGACAGGAGCGCGGGCAAGGAAGCTTCCGTGCAGGGCTGTAAATCCCATATGCAATCATGA
- a CDS encoding acyl-CoA dehydrogenase family protein — MSKLSNEEFQAYLKQIRELAEGPLEEIQKEVEVTNKFPQEFYDLAIENDLYRCSLPEEYGGYGLNELEILQVQEEFSRGPGGMRMHLHYAMDLNWRILEDYGSEEVKAEYMPKFQNKEVFTCFALTEATGGTGADLHTMAVKDGDSYVLNGEKTLISHTDCCEFAYVIAVTNPESDKNDRLSAFFVPLDTPGFEVINMPHMMGCRGAGHGELKFTDCRIDKKYLLGKEGQGLEIAMHSLSVSRAHIAASNLGMAQRMLELSLQYAADRVTFGKPIGTRQAIRCKIADMSMMVHALRCMVYDFAKSYMENPTGEYIEEKAAMCKLYSIDTTRRVSDEMLEIFGGVGYFEDCKYGPVERLYRDCRAMWLEEGAPTVQRITISRNTIKHGAHIEYVV; from the coding sequence ATGAGCAAGTTATCAAATGAGGAATTCCAGGCGTATTTAAAGCAGATCCGTGAGCTGGCAGAGGGTCCCCTTGAGGAAATCCAGAAGGAAGTGGAAGTAACCAATAAGTTTCCTCAGGAGTTCTACGACCTGGCAATCGAGAATGATTTATACCGTTGTTCCCTTCCAGAGGAGTACGGCGGATACGGATTGAATGAGCTGGAGATTTTACAGGTTCAGGAAGAGTTCTCCAGAGGACCGGGCGGAATGAGAATGCATCTTCACTATGCGATGGATTTAAACTGGAGAATCCTGGAGGATTACGGCAGTGAAGAAGTAAAGGCAGAATATATGCCTAAGTTCCAGAACAAGGAAGTATTTACCTGTTTTGCTCTGACAGAGGCGACCGGCGGTACCGGCGCTGACTTACATACTATGGCAGTGAAAGACGGCGATTCTTACGTATTAAACGGCGAGAAGACACTGATTTCCCATACCGACTGCTGCGAATTCGCTTACGTAATTGCAGTAACCAATCCGGAATCTGATAAGAATGACAGACTGTCTGCATTCTTCGTACCGTTAGACACTCCCGGATTTGAAGTTATCAACATGCCTCATATGATGGGATGCCGGGGAGCCGGCCATGGCGAGCTGAAATTCACAGACTGCCGCATCGACAAGAAATACCTTCTGGGCAAAGAGGGACAGGGACTGGAAATTGCAATGCACTCCTTATCCGTATCCCGTGCCCATATTGCTGCCAGCAACCTGGGAATGGCACAGAGAATGCTGGAACTGTCCTTACAGTATGCCGCTGACCGCGTAACCTTCGGAAAGCCAATCGGAACCCGTCAGGCGATCCGCTGCAAGATTGCCGATATGTCCATGATGGTACACGCTCTCCGCTGCATGGTTTACGATTTTGCAAAATCTTATATGGAGAATCCAACCGGCGAATATATCGAAGAAAAAGCTGCTATGTGTAAGCTGTACAGCATCGATACAACCAGAAGAGTCAGCGATGAAATGCTGGAGATCTTCGGCGGTGTCGGATACTTTGAAGACTGCAAGTACGGCCCGGTTGAGCGTCTCTACCGTGACTGCCGCGCCATGTGGTTAGAGGAAGGCGCTCCGACCGTACAGAGAATCACAATTTCCAGAAATACCATTAAACACGGCGCTCATATCGAATACGTTGTCTAA
- a CDS encoding HD domain-containing protein produces the protein MRIGRNEPGEVEEYTDFIKEAEGLKSTLRTAWTAEGRQESTAEHSWRLALFAGVMCREFPELDWEKVLMMCLVHDLGERYSGDISAALRPDADDKLNREREDIQRICSFLPKEGAGEVSGLWEEYSQGITPEARLVKALDKAETIIQHSQGRNPAGFDYAFNLDYGKEYFDRDERLEALRGLIDAETRKRME, from the coding sequence ATGAGGATTGGCAGGAATGAGCCCGGTGAAGTGGAGGAATACACAGATTTCATAAAGGAGGCTGAGGGCCTTAAGTCCACCCTGCGCACTGCCTGGACTGCTGAGGGACGGCAGGAGAGCACAGCGGAGCACTCCTGGCGGCTGGCTTTGTTTGCCGGGGTGATGTGCAGGGAATTTCCGGAACTGGACTGGGAGAAGGTGCTGATGATGTGTCTGGTTCACGACCTGGGGGAACGGTACAGCGGAGATATATCGGCAGCGCTGAGGCCGGACGCCGATGATAAGCTGAACCGGGAAAGAGAAGATATACAGCGGATATGCAGTTTTTTGCCAAAAGAAGGGGCAGGGGAGGTGTCCGGGCTGTGGGAGGAATACAGCCAGGGCATTACCCCGGAAGCCAGATTGGTAAAGGCCCTTGATAAGGCCGAAACCATTATCCAGCACAGCCAGGGAAGAAATCCGGCCGGGTTTGATTATGCGTTCAATCTGGACTACGGTAAGGAATACTTTGACCGGGATGAACGGCTGGAAGCCCTGCGCGGCCTGATTGATGCAGAGACAAGGAAGCGAATGGAATAA
- a CDS encoding PaaI family thioesterase, with amino-acid sequence MRSEIMDGILRHIHPIGGIENAKLLEVSPGHAKLSVEITQKALNLYGNVHGGFLFSLCDTAAGMSTYAYETVNVTECSSINFLRGVNTGTIYIESNAIHKGRKTVVNQVTVTNDAGKLVASASFTMFLIAPI; translated from the coding sequence ATGAGATCAGAGATAATGGACGGCATTCTAAGACATATTCATCCGATCGGAGGCATAGAAAACGCTAAGCTCCTTGAGGTCTCTCCGGGCCACGCAAAGCTCTCCGTGGAAATTACTCAGAAAGCCTTAAATCTTTACGGAAATGTTCACGGCGGTTTTTTATTCTCCCTCTGCGACACGGCGGCAGGAATGTCTACTTACGCCTACGAGACCGTCAATGTCACGGAATGCAGCAGCATCAATTTCTTAAGAGGGGTTAATACCGGAACCATCTATATAGAATCCAACGCCATACACAAGGGCCGGAAAACCGTGGTCAATCAGGTAACTGTCACCAACGACGCTGGCAAGCTGGTGGCATCCGCAAGCTTTACGATGTTTTTAATCGCGCCGATCTAG
- the smpB gene encoding SsrA-binding protein SmpB: protein MGKESIKLVANNKKAYHDYFIDEKYEAGIELFGTEVKSIRMGKCSVKEAFVKIDRGEVYVCGMHISPYEKGNIFNKDPLRVRRLLLHKYEIMKLNGKIAEKGYTLVPLQVYFKGSLVKVEVGLARGKKLYDKRADIAKKDQRRELEKEFKVKNLY, encoded by the coding sequence ATGGGGAAGGAAAGTATTAAACTGGTTGCGAACAATAAGAAGGCATACCATGATTATTTCATTGATGAGAAATACGAGGCGGGAATCGAGCTTTTTGGCACGGAGGTAAAATCCATTCGCATGGGAAAATGCAGCGTAAAGGAAGCCTTCGTGAAGATTGACAGGGGTGAGGTGTATGTGTGCGGTATGCACATCAGCCCTTACGAGAAGGGAAATATATTTAATAAAGACCCCCTGCGCGTCAGAAGGCTTCTGCTGCATAAATATGAAATCATGAAGCTGAACGGCAAGATTGCGGAGAAGGGCTATACCCTGGTGCCTCTCCAGGTATACTTTAAAGGAAGTCTGGTGAAGGTAGAGGTGGGCCTGGCCCGCGGTAAGAAGCTCTATGATAAGCGGGCGGACATTGCCAAGAAGGACCAGAGAAGGGAACTGGAAAAGGAGTTCAAGGTAAAAAATCTGTATTAG